The Micromonospora sp. Llam0 genome includes a window with the following:
- a CDS encoding amidase codes for MTKASTDVQLPLDRLLDRRAFLARTAALAATATATVGTVALPGLAGLASAAPSDTSAPAVTFNPELDRGAAYNKPRESAMSDPTEWTISEAAWMIRHNKIVPVELVQAYLDRIVAYESTYQAFNVVLAEAAVKAARQWANRPHRGPLHGIPLAIKDNYFTEGVPTTANSYLFQDFVPPYDATSVAKLVVQGGIVLGKTQMGPLATTRATLPNGQVTTVNAWTPTNPSTNPGGSSTGTATAVAGRLASSGIGTQTGGSITSPSNAQNLTGIRPTMGRVSLAGIVPLTYTRDHPGPLARDAKDAAIMLMAMAGPDPADPRSQGLPPVPNLINAATPRYDGDNLRMRWKTRIGVLPGYADGSSETAAARRAFLAEMAAIPECELVEVPFPDEWSLLTGSAFNNVRLPERSEPFMPYLRSDLRGFGVSVTSWLQGALLGANGWVTGQRAKLLLLDRILDQIFSSCDVVVQTSPVPFDIVGLPEIAFPIGFSGGGVPIGAILGGQPYAEDRLLSVAAAYQAVTDWHWRRPADPPAAAPSPAEAAAARSAAATSSRGRLTAEEVAELTQ; via the coding sequence ATGACAAAGGCTTCGACAGACGTACAACTGCCGCTCGACCGGCTCCTCGACCGTCGGGCGTTCCTGGCCCGCACCGCCGCGCTGGCCGCCACCGCCACCGCCACCGTCGGCACCGTGGCGCTGCCCGGCCTGGCCGGGCTCGCCTCGGCCGCGCCGAGCGACACCAGCGCCCCGGCCGTCACATTCAACCCGGAGCTGGACCGGGGGGCCGCGTACAACAAGCCGCGCGAGTCGGCTATGTCCGACCCGACCGAATGGACCATCTCGGAAGCCGCCTGGATGATCCGGCACAACAAGATCGTGCCGGTCGAGCTGGTCCAGGCCTACCTGGACCGGATCGTCGCGTACGAGTCGACGTACCAGGCGTTCAACGTGGTGCTCGCGGAGGCGGCGGTCAAGGCCGCCCGGCAGTGGGCCAACCGGCCGCACCGGGGGCCGCTGCACGGCATCCCGCTGGCCATCAAGGACAACTACTTCACCGAGGGCGTGCCGACCACCGCGAACTCGTACCTGTTTCAGGACTTCGTCCCACCGTACGACGCCACCTCGGTCGCCAAGCTGGTGGTGCAGGGCGGCATCGTGCTCGGCAAGACCCAGATGGGTCCGTTGGCCACCACCCGGGCGACCCTGCCCAACGGTCAGGTCACCACCGTCAACGCCTGGACGCCGACGAACCCGTCGACCAACCCGGGCGGCTCGTCGACCGGCACCGCCACCGCCGTCGCCGGACGGCTGGCCAGCTCGGGGATCGGCACCCAGACCGGCGGCTCGATCACCTCGCCGTCCAACGCGCAGAACCTCACCGGCATCAGACCGACGATGGGCCGGGTGTCGCTGGCCGGAATCGTCCCGCTCACCTACACCCGCGACCACCCCGGCCCGCTCGCCCGCGACGCCAAGGACGCGGCGATCATGCTGATGGCGATGGCCGGGCCGGACCCGGCCGACCCGCGCAGCCAGGGCCTGCCGCCGGTGCCGAACCTGATCAACGCGGCGACGCCCCGCTACGACGGCGACAACCTGCGGATGCGGTGGAAGACCCGGATCGGGGTACTGCCCGGCTACGCCGACGGCAGCTCGGAGACGGCGGCGGCCCGCCGCGCGTTCCTCGCCGAGATGGCCGCCATACCGGAGTGCGAGCTGGTCGAGGTGCCGTTCCCGGACGAGTGGAGCCTGCTCACCGGGAGCGCGTTCAACAACGTACGGCTGCCGGAGCGCAGCGAGCCGTTCATGCCGTACCTGCGCAGCGACCTGCGCGGCTTCGGGGTGTCGGTGACCAGTTGGTTGCAGGGCGCGTTGCTGGGCGCCAACGGCTGGGTCACCGGCCAGCGCGCCAAGCTGCTGCTGCTGGACCGGATTCTGGACCAGATCTTCAGTAGCTGCGACGTGGTGGTGCAGACCAGCCCGGTGCCGTTCGACATCGTCGGCCTGCCGGAGATCGCGTTCCCGATCGGCTTCTCCGGCGGCGGGGTGCCGATCGGCGCCATTCTCGGCGGGCAGCCGTACGCCGAGGACCGCCTGCTGTCGGTGGCCGCCGCGTACCAGGCGGTCACCGACTGGCACTGGCGGCGACCGGCCGACCCACCGGCGGCCGCACCGTCACCGGCCGAGGCGGCCGCCGCCCGGTCTGCGGCCGCGACGTCGTCGCGGGGCCGGTTGACCGCCGAGGAGGTCGCCGAGCTCACCCAGTGA
- a CDS encoding siderophore-interacting protein, producing MSFKDAKKHTTLCVVNVVGTERISPNFIRVTLGGDQLQRLPEHGFDHWFRLFLPQEHGETTFDLPNRADTIGYLKYLRIPSATRPHLRNYTVRAFRPQARELDIDFVVHGDEGVASRWVQRTKAGDTVALLDQGCGYEFAPDTTFHLLAGDETALPAIVGILRDLPRDATGLAVVEIPDPADAQPVDAPAGFEVRWLPRPAEARPGSLALAAVRAWTTDSPTTVSAYFAGEQALPAGARRHLVESGVPKRRISFTGYWRLGKTH from the coding sequence ATGAGCTTCAAGGATGCCAAGAAGCACACCACGCTGTGTGTGGTGAACGTCGTCGGCACCGAACGGATCAGCCCGAACTTCATCCGGGTCACCCTCGGCGGCGACCAGTTACAGCGCCTGCCCGAACACGGATTCGACCACTGGTTCCGGCTCTTCCTGCCGCAGGAACACGGCGAGACCACCTTCGACCTGCCCAACCGGGCCGACACCATCGGCTACCTGAAGTACCTGCGAATCCCGTCGGCAACCCGCCCACACCTGCGCAACTACACGGTCCGCGCGTTCCGTCCGCAGGCCCGCGAGCTCGACATCGACTTCGTCGTGCACGGCGACGAGGGCGTCGCCAGCCGCTGGGTGCAACGCACCAAGGCCGGTGACACCGTCGCCCTGCTCGACCAGGGCTGCGGCTACGAGTTCGCCCCCGACACCACGTTCCACCTGCTGGCCGGCGACGAGACCGCGCTGCCGGCGATCGTCGGCATCCTGCGGGACCTGCCACGTGACGCCACCGGCCTGGCGGTGGTCGAGATCCCCGACCCCGCCGACGCCCAGCCGGTCGACGCGCCCGCCGGATTCGAGGTCCGCTGGCTGCCCCGGCCGGCCGAAGCCCGACCGGGCAGCCTCGCGCTCGCCGCGGTGCGGGCCTGGACGACCGACAGCCCGACCACGGTGTCCGCCTACTTCGCCGGCGAACAGGCGCTGCCCGCAGGGGCCCGCCGCCACCTGGTCGAATCCGGTGTCCCGAAGCGCAGGATCAGCTTCACCGGCTACTGGCGACTCGGCAAGACACACTGA
- a CDS encoding RNA polymerase sigma factor produces the protein MGESPPDADGGGLAHPDDVVGQVYAGSYRRLVVQLYAVTGDLSEAQETVQEAFVRALLAPHRFAELDNPEAWLRRVAVNVARSRHRRRAVLARLLPRLAAPVDTERLIADSSAEHVALMRALRQLPAGQRHAIALHYLADLPVAEVADALGVTEGTVKSRLSRGRTALAGLLVDTSTSHTRSSHA, from the coding sequence ATGGGAGAATCCCCGCCGGACGCCGACGGCGGCGGTCTGGCGCACCCTGACGACGTCGTCGGCCAGGTGTACGCCGGCAGCTACCGGCGGCTCGTCGTGCAGCTGTACGCCGTCACCGGCGACCTGAGCGAAGCACAGGAGACGGTGCAGGAGGCGTTCGTCCGCGCCCTGCTCGCTCCGCACCGCTTCGCCGAGCTGGACAACCCGGAGGCGTGGCTACGCCGGGTGGCGGTCAACGTCGCCCGCAGCCGGCACCGACGCCGGGCCGTTCTCGCCCGGCTGCTGCCCCGGCTGGCCGCCCCGGTCGACACCGAACGACTGATCGCCGACAGCTCGGCCGAGCACGTCGCGCTGATGCGGGCGCTGCGTCAACTGCCGGCCGGGCAACGACACGCTATCGCCCTGCACTACCTGGCCGACCTGCCGGTCGCCGAGGTCGCCGACGCGCTCGGCGTCACCGAGGGAACCGTCAAGTCCCGACTCTCCCGAGGCCGGACGGCCCTCGCCGGCCTGCTCGTCGACACGTCGACCAGTCACACCCGGAGCAGCCATGCCTGA